One Pseudorhodoplanes sinuspersici DNA segment encodes these proteins:
- a CDS encoding GntR family transcriptional regulator, with protein MTSASTKAKPAAKPQAKLTQAKVTQTKAVQNKAIRAKEPQSEASQMKVLKPASLREQIYDHLRERIHGGLLTFDDRLVDVDIANKFGVSRMPVREALMQLVHDGMLESTTRGFVLRRYSDKEIEEIFEIRRLLEPAAATIAAKNMTVAALETMDGAINAGIKASKANDFAAFVIANATFRRAWLAQVPNAQLVAALARYIDHVQVIRLVTLSQRKVREDVLERLRAIHDAFRAGKADRVSTLFKQHVDAAVLAYRTYRRP; from the coding sequence ATGACCAGCGCCTCAACCAAAGCCAAGCCGGCCGCAAAGCCGCAAGCCAAGCTCACGCAAGCCAAGGTTACACAAACCAAGGCTGTACAAAACAAAGCAATCCGAGCCAAGGAACCGCAGTCCGAGGCTTCGCAGATGAAGGTGCTGAAGCCGGCCAGCCTGCGCGAGCAGATCTATGATCATCTGCGCGAACGTATTCACGGCGGTCTCTTGACCTTCGATGACCGCTTGGTCGATGTCGATATCGCCAATAAGTTCGGCGTTTCACGGATGCCGGTGCGCGAAGCGCTGATGCAGCTCGTGCACGACGGCATGCTCGAAAGTACGACGCGCGGCTTCGTGCTGCGGCGCTACAGTGACAAGGAAATCGAGGAAATATTCGAGATCCGGCGTCTGCTGGAGCCAGCCGCGGCGACGATCGCTGCGAAGAACATGACCGTGGCCGCGCTCGAGACGATGGATGGCGCGATCAATGCCGGCATCAAGGCCAGCAAGGCGAACGACTTCGCGGCCTTCGTCATCGCCAATGCGACGTTCCGCAGGGCCTGGCTGGCGCAGGTGCCGAATGCACAACTGGTCGCGGCGCTGGCGCGTTACATCGATCATGTGCAGGTCATCCGACTGGTCACGCTATCGCAACGAAAGGTACGGGAGGATGTTCTGGAGCGATTGCGAGCGATCCACGACGCATTCCGGGCCGGCAAGGCGGACCGCGTGAGTACGCTGTTCAAGCAGCATGTGGATGCGGCGGTGCTGGCTTATCGGACCTATCGGAGGCCATGA
- a CDS encoding ABC transporter ATP-binding protein, producing the protein MSVLSFDKVTVTARIGGRNIEVLRDLSFDLGQDEIIGLVGESGAGKSMIGRTVSGLLPDNFSVSSGDVLFDGKSLLSLGKAARRALLGRKIAFIPQEPLSALNPVRTIGAQFGEHLQHLRIDKSRRRTLMIERLQQVQLRNAEEALQRYPHELSGGQCQRVLIAMAFAGEPTLVVADEPTTALDVMTQAQIVRLIAEQQAAHHTALLFITHDLRLAGHVCRNVGVMYAGDMVEYGPAAAVLKAPSHPYTKSLLAAIPDLTGPRRVLPALSDHMPGIGSFAGLPGCRFAPRCSVKDPSCATTRLPPRQIGAGHWVRCAERCSAGGSVEAGAILELPALGEVKSKPAVAFEKVRLSYQASRGFLGLRRSRFDAVKSATFSIREGEILGIVGESGSGKTSVGRLIVGLEQPSAGSISIDGEDYVQDGRIIHLTRRDTQLIFQDPQSALNPRRSVLRLLTQALEAGESYKPESARRPFAENLLKDIGLPPDCLDRFPSQLSGGQRQRVNIGRALGAKPKLVVADEIVSGLDVSVQAHILNCLLDLNRRHGLTMVFISHDLAVVRYLCSRILMMHGGEIVEEGDTEAVFANPRHPYTKALLGAVPPDNTDQPWPPVLQ; encoded by the coding sequence ATGAGCGTGTTGTCCTTCGACAAGGTGACGGTGACGGCGCGGATCGGCGGGCGCAACATCGAGGTGCTGCGCGATCTGTCATTCGATCTGGGACAGGACGAGATCATCGGCCTGGTCGGCGAATCCGGTGCCGGCAAGAGCATGATCGGCCGGACTGTTTCGGGACTTTTGCCGGACAACTTCTCGGTGTCGTCCGGCGATGTGCTGTTCGACGGCAAGAGCCTGCTCTCGCTCGGGAAGGCGGCGCGCCGCGCCTTGCTGGGGCGCAAGATCGCCTTCATTCCGCAGGAGCCGCTGAGTGCGCTCAATCCGGTGCGGACCATCGGCGCGCAATTCGGCGAACATCTGCAGCATCTTCGCATCGACAAGTCGCGCCGCCGCACGCTGATGATCGAGCGCCTGCAGCAGGTGCAGCTTCGCAATGCCGAAGAGGCGCTGCAGCGCTATCCGCATGAATTGTCCGGCGGCCAGTGCCAGCGCGTCTTGATCGCGATGGCCTTCGCCGGCGAGCCGACGCTGGTGGTGGCGGACGAGCCGACCACGGCGCTCGATGTGATGACGCAGGCGCAGATCGTGCGGCTGATCGCCGAGCAGCAGGCGGCGCATCATACGGCACTGCTGTTCATCACGCATGACCTGCGGCTCGCCGGCCATGTCTGCCGCAATGTCGGCGTGATGTATGCCGGCGATATGGTCGAATATGGCCCGGCGGCGGCGGTGCTGAAGGCGCCGTCGCATCCCTATACCAAGAGTTTGCTGGCGGCGATCCCGGACCTGACCGGTCCGCGCCGTGTGCTGCCGGCCTTGTCGGATCACATGCCGGGGATCGGCAGCTTTGCCGGTCTGCCCGGTTGTAGATTCGCGCCGCGCTGTTCGGTGAAGGATCCGTCCTGTGCGACCACGCGATTGCCGCCACGTCAGATCGGTGCCGGACATTGGGTGCGCTGTGCGGAGCGTTGCTCGGCTGGCGGGTCGGTGGAGGCGGGGGCGATTCTCGAACTGCCGGCGCTGGGCGAGGTGAAGTCGAAGCCTGCCGTGGCCTTCGAGAAGGTGCGGTTAAGCTATCAAGCCTCGCGCGGCTTTCTCGGGCTGCGGCGATCGCGGTTCGATGCGGTGAAGTCGGCGACCTTTTCGATCCGCGAGGGCGAGATCCTCGGCATCGTCGGCGAGAGCGGCAGCGGCAAGACCTCGGTCGGGCGGCTGATCGTCGGCCTCGAACAGCCGAGCGCCGGCAGCATCAGCATCGACGGTGAGGACTACGTGCAGGACGGCCGCATCATCCATCTGACGCGGCGCGATACGCAGCTCATTTTCCAAGACCCGCAATCGGCGCTCAATCCGCGCCGCAGCGTACTGCGATTGCTGACGCAGGCGCTGGAGGCGGGCGAGAGCTACAAGCCGGAAAGCGCGCGGCGGCCGTTTGCGGAAAATCTTTTGAAGGATATCGGCCTGCCGCCGGATTGCCTCGACCGGTTTCCGTCGCAATTGTCTGGCGGGCAGCGGCAGCGTGTGAATATCGGCCGCGCGCTTGGGGCGAAGCCGAAGCTTGTGGTCGCCGACGAGATCGTGTCCGGTCTCGATGTTTCGGTGCAGGCGCATATTCTCAACTGCCTGCTCGATCTCAATCGCCGTCACGGGCTGACGATGGTGTTCATCAGCCACGATCTCGCGGTGGTGCGCTATCTGTGCTCGCGCATCCTGATGATGCATGGCGGCGAGATTGTCGAGGAGGGGGACACCGAAGCGGTATTCGCGAATCCGCGCCATCCCTATACCAAAGCGCTGCTGGGTGCGGTGCCGCCCGACAACACCGATCAACCCTGGCCGCCCGTGTTGCAATGA
- a CDS encoding LLM class flavin-dependent oxidoreductase yields the protein MPQVINPMSDPANQGFKLGVFSANADRGLTFSTVPEAWKAEWDDIAAAAQIADRAGMDFFLPIARWRGYGGSTNVREWSFETFTWAAGLAAMTERIALFMTVHVPLLHPLYAAKALATVDHISHGRAGLNIVCGWNPDEFDMFGVTLVKDAYVQAKEWIDVIVQTYNSDKPIDFSGVHYQLKGAVSRPASLQRPRPVTMNAAFGPPGRDFAAQNCDHLFTSFTDLEVGKGHIADIKGRAEKFGREVGVFTIGHVVCRPTQSEAEDYYDYYSRQNIDEEAVAYHMQQKKNFSHSHEDEAFKQYKQRFSAGTGSYPLVGTPDHVASELAKFAGAGFNGAALSFVNYKNELPYFCETVIPRLKEAGLRA from the coding sequence ATGCCGCAGGTCATCAACCCAATGTCCGACCCTGCCAATCAGGGCTTCAAGCTCGGTGTCTTCTCCGCGAATGCCGATCGCGGTCTGACGTTTTCGACAGTCCCGGAAGCCTGGAAGGCGGAATGGGACGACATTGCCGCTGCGGCGCAGATTGCCGATCGTGCCGGGATGGACTTCTTCCTGCCGATCGCGCGCTGGCGCGGTTATGGCGGCTCGACCAATGTGCGCGAATGGTCTTTCGAGACCTTCACCTGGGCGGCGGGCCTTGCGGCCATGACCGAGCGCATCGCGCTATTCATGACCGTCCATGTGCCGCTGCTGCATCCGCTCTATGCGGCAAAGGCGCTGGCGACCGTCGATCACATCAGCCATGGCCGCGCCGGGCTCAACATCGTCTGCGGCTGGAATCCGGACGAGTTCGACATGTTCGGTGTCACGCTGGTGAAGGACGCCTATGTGCAGGCCAAGGAATGGATCGACGTCATCGTCCAGACCTACAACAGCGACAAGCCGATCGACTTCAGCGGCGTGCATTACCAGTTGAAGGGGGCGGTCAGCCGTCCGGCCTCATTGCAGCGTCCGCGTCCGGTGACCATGAACGCCGCTTTCGGCCCTCCCGGCCGCGACTTCGCTGCGCAGAATTGCGATCATCTGTTCACGAGCTTCACCGATCTTGAGGTTGGCAAAGGACACATCGCTGACATCAAGGGCCGTGCAGAAAAGTTCGGTCGCGAGGTCGGCGTGTTCACGATTGGTCATGTCGTCTGCCGCCCGACGCAAAGCGAGGCAGAAGACTATTACGATTATTACTCGCGGCAGAATATCGATGAAGAAGCTGTCGCCTATCACATGCAGCAGAAGAAGAATTTCAGCCACAGCCACGAGGACGAAGCGTTCAAGCAATACAAGCAGCGTTTCTCGGCGGGCACCGGCAGCTATCCACTGGTCGGCACGCCGGACCATGTGGCGAGCGAATTGGCGAAATTCGCAGGCGCGGGCTTCAACGGCGCAGCCTTGTCATTCGTCAATTACAAGAACGAACTGCCGTATTTCTGCGAGACCGTGATCCCGCGGCTGAAGGAAGCGGGCCTGCGTGCATGA